Below is a genomic region from Belonocnema kinseyi isolate 2016_QV_RU_SX_M_011 chromosome 4, B_treatae_v1, whole genome shotgun sequence.
TGCCACCAACTATCCTTCCATCAAGGGCAGCGGATGTTTCAgctagaaataattatttagggcaaaaaaattaacttggttGATACTTATTGTTGGATTTGCTTGAAGGTTTTTCTGATGCTATATATTGTCAAGTGTAGTATATTGCAAACAGTTTCTTACGATAAAGAAATTGTcttatttttccttttatttataacgaataaaattaaaattaaaaaaaggaaaattatatttttctaaatttcttttcactaattttttttttaacatcataTTATATTAGAAAACTTACCAATGATACAAGCCACTAGGGCGAAGACTGCGAGTGTTCCAAACATTTTCGGTAACTGATGGCCGCATTCTATCTGGTTATCAGCACTTCGCTAAATCTTATGTGAACACTAATGTCGCGACTTTAATCAAAAGAGACTATGGACTATGATTAACACGTAAATTAATGTAAGCCGGTTTAGTACGagatatgaaataataataataataataatcaattagaAATCCTCGTATATCGTATATCGTTTTTTTAAGAACTAATGAAGTTAGTTCATCTGTGCcaactaaagttaaaaaatatatgttaataaTGCAACATAGCGACTTTATTGCACTGtgtttaaacaaaagagaatatAAAAGAATAGAGGAATGAAATGgacaaaagttataaataaaaaccatttatttattttccgaacataaatctaaaataattcacACTCACTCTTCACAAGATACGAAGGGAGGTAAACTATTATTTTACATAGGCggttacaattataaataataatctataATTGTACGCAATTAATAAATTCCGTTTGCAGAATGAAGTTCGTTTGCAGAGATGCTATTGTTTGTTTAAATCTGTttgtttcattatttgaaatctagAAGCGCATATGTATGAAAAAGTATGTAATAATGTTCAATTAacaataaatgaaattcttttgaaaacattttgaattctGGGTGCTCTACAgcaaaatcaaattaataatagaaaactcatatttttgaaaCGAATATGTTTGACATTTCACTTACATGTTCttatatatttgatttaagaCAATATGCTTTTCATTGTTTTGTTACTCTTTTGTGGCTTATTAAGTTCTAATATTAGTTTCAGTGgcaataactaaatttttcaaatctattacaaataataatttataataattgcaaGCAGGGGTAAAGTCTTTAACCTTCAAagtttattatgttaaaaagtgagaattatttcaaatattgcaaaatttgtaTGACTTGtcccttttttaatcttttaagagGATCAATTCGAAAACTGTAAATCTTACTGACCAGCTTTCAGCTTGaaacttttaacattaaattattttcaaatgaataataagaatgatattttatggttgcaaataataatttgacaCAGTGCTTGGTAAATAATTGATTCTTATTGGAAATGTCTTCTACAGTTCCTTGAATAAACGTTTTGAATTTAGgagctttaaattagaaactttaaataattaaataaatcctaATTCGAAGTCTTCAATATTAAAGAACCTGTAAAATTTGGGAGCTTTAAGAATAAAGTAATTTGTTTCAGTttgaacatttaaacaatttacctCGAAGcatttcaaagtgaaaatttatcaaatttataacttAGAAGTgtacaatctttaaatttaggcaatttaaaattaaaaattttttaagttgttttgctgaaatttggtaaaaaatcaatataatacactcgttaatttcaaattaatagatttctAAACCTTAAAATTAATGCTAATTTTATCGATTCCCTGAATggcttaaagtattaaaattcctcCAAATCACTGAATATTACAATATTCACTATAATACtcggaattctctaaattcctaaaTATTCGTAATTCcctaaatattctgaattcctgagattctttgaattctctaaaatccatCGATTCATACACTTCTTgcacaaaattgttgtattcgtattaagggaatttcaaagattttaaatttatgctaggaattcaaagaatttagacgAACTCACAGAACTTATATGATACAGAGAATGTAGATGAATTCAGATACATTAGAGAATTAGGTATAATTTAGAAGACTGCAAGTAggtgaaaagaattcaaaaacatCTGAAAAAGTTGAACAGCATTCCAAGCAAttcaaagtaatgaaaaaaatgcataaaatttaaagaatagaacaaaaatggaatggaataaaacattaaaaaataatactcctttaatattcaaaatattttaaaaggcacttttttatataataaggtttcatttaaattctaaaaaatttgaaaattttaaaacagctttcaaatttttcaaaccccTTTCCTCAttaatctgtgaaaaaatgtGTATGATAAATAAACCCATGTTtctcaaatcacaattttttgaaGTGGTTggacttttagatttaaaataaaattcaaagtaatcTTGTCCTATTTCTGTATATTATTAAGTGGAAATGCAATTCTCTTTGCTAATTAATACGATATATCATATTATCATACGATAATTGCAAATTGGCGTATCTTTGTATCCACACTAAATGGTGAGCTACTTCAGTATAAATTCCAGGCTTTCCTTTGACAGCACAGCCACTTCCCCATGATACAATACCAGCCAATTTTCCATTGATAGCCAAAGGACCACCAGAATCACCTTGACAAGCGTCTTTTCCCCCTTCTGGCACAGCAGCACAAATTTGTCCCTCGGGAAGAACAGTGAGGTTTTTATAGGCTTCTTTGCATTCTTTTTTACTAATTATGGGTACATCTACTGCTCGTAAATAATTTGGAGATATTTCTGAATTGGTGGTTCCCCATCCACTAATTGTGGCAGTGATACCAGTTTTGGATGCTTCTTCATAAAGAGGAATCGCAGCATGGGTTTTGTCGAATTTAAAAGGTTGTCTGACTTGAATGAGAGCAATGTCATTTACAGGTACACCTTGTTTAGTTACCATGTATCCACTGTGTTTGATTATTCTCTTAACATGGTGCAAGGTTCCGCCAACGAGTTTGTGGGATGATCCTGCTCGAATTCGGTAAAAGAAATTGAAACCATCTACACAATGAGCTGCCGTAAGAACGTAATCAGAAGATATGATACTTCCTCCACAAGAGTGCAATCCAAAGTGTCTCAAGCTAACTTGGTAGgggaaactttcaatttttacttCCTTGCCACCAACTATCCGTCCATCGAGGGCTGTCGATGGATCAGCTAACaacaataatttgaagtgaatttatattaagttaatttatatttgtatcaCGCTAAAAGTTAAATAAGAAATCCTAGGATCTATTTTTGATCTTCAAGATAGATGAAAGTGATTTGCAGCAGAGTTATACTCACTCgaataaaatgattaaactttgttatcaaaattatgtgacaattacaaataataattgaatttctcaCATTGAGAAGTTCCCGATTAAGGTTTGAGGTCTTTGCGTTTGATAATATAACTTTATTGGAAAGCCTTTTGTCGAAGCTAATTGGTGAGATCGAAATTGGATGGTTTTAATATCAAATGTAGGATTAAAACAAACTGGGACACTTTTAATGAGTCAGAGTATCCTTGGTTGTGTTAAAAAATGCTTAGGAAAATAAgggtattaaataaaataaaatacagtatCCTAATATAAATAGGATGTTaaaagcttaaataaaaaaatcatcgcGAAAAGCTGATGTACTTTCAATGAAGGTTcttattttagtttttctttataacaaataaaaattggacCATTCTTAAATCTCGAACCATAGGGTTTGATctcacttttttaacaaaattgtctaaataggtaaaatttataatgtaaaatatgCACATGAAAAAGTGTAGAACCACAATGCAATATCTAGTGCCTCGTTTCCAGATTACTATCTAGCAAATGAAAAAAGATGACAGCTCAAAATTCCAAGTAGCTGCTaatgtcaaaataataaaagctTACTGTCCCAACGTTGCGTTGTAagcatattaatttatttctgatttaCGACAATTTTAGAGAAAACCAATCTCATATCAATAAAAGTATTATTCTTTTCAGAAACAGGTAACAAATTCTTCTTCTTATCAGAAAACGTCTTCATGTACataataaccatttttaaaaatatttttctggaaagTTGTTCAAATGGAAGAAAACACCTTGTCGTTTTATGGTCACGTATTGCCAATAAATAGAATTAACGTGGAAGGAAGAATTCTTTTTTACTCacatttcttttaactaaaactttcaacattttttaaaaagactcacCAAATATACAAGCCACTAAGGCAAAGACCGCGAGGGTTCCAATCATTTTCGATGACTGCGGACCGAATTGCATCTGGACATTATCATTTTGCCAGATCttatttataagatattatcaCAACCGCTAATCATAATTTTCTGAAGGTCATGTTGATACTGTTAATCTGATGTATTTAGACTATGGACTATGGGTAACGAGAATACGTGAATAAATTTGGGTCAGTggctatattaaaataaatataattattacctcagatgttcaaaataataagattataaaattaaaattaaatattgttttgtgTTTGATGAAATCACGAATAAAACAGAATCAGTGAAATTAATATCTCATGTTATCGAAAAATAGATAACTATTTTCTATTTCTGTCTGAATTAATAATGcttcataaaaatttatagtttatttccatttaaatttttacacatatattttttttaattttattttttaatatgttccTTTTCACAACAGGAGAAGAATGTACCCCAGGAAGACAGCTAATTCTAGATTTTATTGTccattcttttattaaatttgaggTAGATTGttattcacaaataaaatagtaacaaaaaaaatcaattaaaaagtatatcccttctaaaaaattcaggggaatatcatcaattatttttcaaagtagcTATAGAGCatttacattttatcaaaaatatgatatgacaagtttttttttcacccacaatttttttcataaacttagGGTTCCTTGAATATTCAGGTGAATtctgaaaagattaaaactttCTCTAAAAATAGGTATCTTGGGAACAAATTGACGTAACTAAATTTCGATTGTCATAGCTTAAGGTGCAATCTACACTGTTTCGAGTTCCTTAAAAGAACTTGAACTATCAAATCTTCcacctttaattattttctttattttttcatatacacTATTACATGAGGAAAATATGTTCGAAGTTTTTCCCTCTATAAGAATTTCTTCGTACAGAAAAACTTGtcttttcaaacattatattaattttttaaaatatgaattcttttttatatagttttattactggaataagtaataaaaataattgaaatctaattttgcagtgaaaaaaattcccaaaggttaaaaaatatcgaaaatataattACCGAAATagagaatttctgaaatttcaaattagtgaaaaaactcagaacttaaaaaaatttaacgtaaaaaaaaaggtttctatttaatatttttaatatctcttagaatcatattttattttgtattatgcATAATACAcactaaatattttaagtaagtAAGTGAttctttatattcaaataattgaaataaagaaaatccttaactattagatttttttcgctgaattttaaatattggtaaTTTAGAATTTCCTAACTTTCGCAAATTAAAATGTTCCAAATGATGTTATTTCGGAAATTGCTTATTATAGGAATATTTTAATatcgttaattaaaattttcagcccttttactattttttatttaaatttcgcaaattttctgttttgaaaattaggTTACAAATTCGcaacatttttttaggattatcaagacaattaaaaattaatttttatgattagacattaattttaagagattagttaaaaatatttttttaaaatattttaaaagatttcgaaaaagttcAAAAACATTAGAAAGGTTTTAAGCAAttaagggaccaggagaacaagggagttagaattaaaaggaaaacaccagtgAGAGAAGGgggatggggggatgtttgaaaaattggaagctctcattaaagggtttagagaggaaacaagaaagagattggatgacatgaatagggatatgaatagacaGGGAAAAGATGTAAGGGGGGAAgggaaaaaggtcagagaaaaatgggaagaatgggataaacgttggaaggcgGAGAAATACCAggttggggtaagctagagagcattgagaatagacagagagaggttgacgaacagagatctagagaaataaaacagttggaagagcgggtatccagtctagaaattaggaatgagcatatggggtaaaaaatagaaaatgaggaaatagttcaagggaatgaaaagaacgtgagaatgaaagattgaagaaaagactcggtgagatcgaaagaagattagaaggggaagaaagggaaaagaggaaaaataacatggtagttaagagattaaaagtggagagtgaaacaggagaagtggaaataacaaatctttttcgagattttagagtgcaggtaaggatagaaggagtcaagagaataggagggacaaaggaaggaaaagaaggaatgtttctagtaaaagtgggaagtgaggaggagaaaaagaaaattatggagagaaaaaaattattgagaggaagaagagaaagaattgaagaagatctgatatggagggagaggaaaaggagatgacAAATAGAGCAGAgcgcttgggtagagaggaaaaggggccatatggtgtggatagggagagacaggttatggataaatggggaggaatggtgctgggataaagaaatagaagaattaaggaaaaaaggaaaaagtcttgagaaaggtagggggaagggagacaaaaaagagtctagaaataaatcagaggggtttccaaacggctaaggggaaacaaagtgaagaggaaaaaggagggaggggaagagagaaacgtgaaaatagctttctggaatgtgtcaggtttgaataAGAATAagggattttgggaggagttagaaaagtgagatgtgattatgatgagtgaaacttgggcagatgagaaggattggaagagaataaaaaaactGTTACCGAAAGGTCATGTTTGGataatgcaagaagcaagaaaagaacacgttaaagggagagggatgggcggcatggcgtcaggggtgaaaaaagaattagcagtaaaagggagaaaagacgggaacatggaggaaaaggatcgaacaatgataagaaaaattataattgggaaagtagaaatagcagtggtgtgtgtacaCAGAAGAAGAGGgtaagaggaaggctggagagtaataatgaggtggatggaggaaaagaaggaagaattggttttgataggaggggacttaaatgcatggactggcgaacaagggggagggttatgggatgaagaaaaggaggcatttataaggaaatccaaacatagagagacggacagggaggggaggaagttactaggcatgataggagaaacaggatggtttatatgcaatggtaatatgaaaagagatgaggaaggggagatcacattcataggaaagggagcaacagtaatagactatatcttggctgaagaaagaatgcggcatatgatagggagtatgaaggtagggaatgagatagggtccgagcacttcccggtcatagttacactaagaagaggcatcagtaagcgcggcagagggagaaaggaaaaagtgtgcgaacgaaacacgaaaatgggaatctggggggtagataaattaaaagagtttaaacaaaagatggaaaagaagAAGGTTAGGAGTGTGTATGAGCAAATGGTGAAGAGGGGAAacggagaaggaggagtataacaggaggaaaaaagaacatgagaagatgctggaaataaaaagacagaggggaaaggaagaatataaggcagaggtagaaaaagcgatcaaagaaggtagagtttgggatgtgataaatagggatagaggggaaatgaagggcgttaacgaagaaatagaaatggaggaatggacgaaTTATTTTAAGgttctattagggggagagcaaaataagaacaaaggggaaaagtgtaggatagtccaaggagaaatggaggaaggcaACGAGATAACAaaagaagaagtggatgaggcaataaatgggtaaaaagaaacaaggcgacgggatgGAGAAGAAGATGATCAATGATCTTGCTATCCTTGAAGTCAGCCCACCttttgaattcaatgaaaaatgtgcaCCAATCCCTCTCTACGATCTGAAGGAAAAGATCAAACCGGAAACCATTGCTTTGATCagaagaagatgggatggagaacgaagcagtgaagtttggaggagaagggattagggataaAGTgctttttaacgttaaaaattaacttaaaaagatttttcttaaaataatgatagataataaagaataataaacaataatgataaatagtaAAAATGATTCGTAGAGATTTTGTTGTTATTAGTCAATTCaatcatttcattgaaaatcaacatttttattgaaattttgatgcAATatacctgaaatatttaaaaatatcaaaaatttggcCCCGAAGACTTTACTTCAACAAGAATTTATCGATttcacaactttttgaattagctattctttaatttttaaattatatcctaTACGGTAAGTCAAGCTAAAAATGTagccatttttataataatttatacaatcGACGATAATAGAAACAATCttcgtttttttaattcgctacaatttatataaattttgttaattaaacaattccgctgaaaatttttctctaaacGACGCTAAGAGTTTACCCCTAAAATTTGCAGTAATTAACACTGGGTCTATTTTCGTCGattttatacatcatttaaaaagtttccttaTTTTGCAGTGGACTCAATTTTATGAACATCCTTAAATTGGATTTTCGattaagatacattttcaattaaaataaactcaCCGCTCTCAATTGCAactaaggaaaaaaataaaataaatttgtgcatttttaatgctttttgttGATCCATTCCAATACGAATACGCTTGTCATTCAAAAAGACTATTTATGTGCACTTGCAGATTCTGGAGTAAGTGTACTCCTATGATTCATAGATTATATTAACTTCGTAATCTAATCAGGTTATTTACCAaacatattaagaaaaaaatacatgttcATTCATACAGAGGTTTTAAGACTAAAAggacaaaaatatttctttctaggTATGAGAAAACCtttcttcattcaaaaatataaccGTATCTGAAGCTTGGAGTaaagattattacattttattaaaaaattctgcttTGTTTATCATTGGAAATGTCagcagaataattatttaatgattttgggAAAGTAAGATACAGGTATGATTATTTCATATAAATATCGATATTTGTTAACATAACATGCTATTCATATATTATCtgtcataaaaattattgcaataaaaaatagaagtcaGAATGATAATCCATTTGATAAATGCGTTTTGAAATGGATCAAACTTTTTTCAAGTAAACTGATATTGATTTGCTTATCTTTTCAATCCATAATAAGGGacatcattatttatatttttacaaaaatagaaagcCACAGAATGTTCCCAGaatctttatctgaaattttttcattgagaatttttattgaatGCTAGATCAAAAATTATAAACGATGGAAAAAATACGGAAATGTTTATCTTTGATTTTGTTAGAACTAAATAACTAGATGCAATTACCTAGTTAAATATCCTCGCATTACtttcttatattttctttaactttatactcacaattttaaagtgaaactaccaataaaatgaaaaacgttttctaaaatacattaattagaataatttatcttcaaataaaaatgttatttcataatttaacaaaGACAAGTATTATGTACAGTAGATTCTCAGCTTAACTATTTCTAATTACAGTCGTGACTTCAAAAGTCTTAGCATTAAACGTAaaatcaaaattcgatttttatcttTCATAAAACAGtcataagataaaaataaaagttgattcTGACTTTCTCCAAATTATCATTTCCTCAAAGTCCAGCATTTTCCTTGATCCATTCAGCATAATGAGAAACATCTGTATACACTCCAGGATTTCCTTTGACACCGCAACCAATTCCCCAAGAGACAATTCCAATTAGATGACCATCAAGAGCTAAGGGACCACCAGAATCACCCTGACAAGCGTCTTTTCCTCCAACCTGATACATAGTACAAATTTCTCCTGTTGGAAGCTGTTCCTGTGTTTTATAGGCTTTTATACATTCCTCTCTAGAAATCATTGGTACTTCCACTGCTTCAAGATAAGCTGGTCTTATTTCAGAATCAGTTCTACCCCAACCACTTACAAGAGCTATGCTTCCTGTTTCAATTTCTTCTTTGAAAGTGTGAAGAGGAATTGGTGCACGTTTATCATCAAATTGGAACGGGGGGCTAACTTCCAATAATGCAATATCATTGTAAGGAACACCAGTGGCTGTGAATCCAAAACTATGCTTGATGATTTTCACAACCCTATGAAGACTACCACCTTTTTTCTGATTGGATGAGCCTGCTCGAACTGTGAACATTCTTGCTGGGTCGTCGAAAACGCAATGGGCTGCAGTgagaacaaaatttttagaaataatgctGCCACCGCATGTATGGATCGAGTATTTATGGAGACTGATTTGGTAAGGAATATCCTCGATTGGAATTTCTAGGCCACCAACTATTCGCCCATCGTTTTTTATAATTGGATTGGCTGCAAACAATTTTCGAGTTAGATAAAGTGTAAAATTGTTgggtacaatatttaaaaagttaaaataaatttttatttgatcattgaGGGAAACTTCA
It encodes:
- the LOC117170952 gene encoding polyserase-2-like; its protein translation is MFKLLAITTLLAVAVANPIIKNDGRIVGGLEIPIEDIPYQISLHKYSIHTCGGSIISKNFVLTAAHCVFDDPARMFTVRAGSSNQKKGGSLHRVVKIIKHSFGFTATGVPYNDIALLEVSPPFQFDDKRAPIPLHTFKEEIETGSIALVSGWGRTDSEIRPAYLEAVEVPMISREECIKAYKTQEQLPTGEICTMYQVGGKDACQGDSGGPLALDGHLIGIVSWGIGCGVKGNPGVYTDVSHYAEWIKENAGLSDPSTALDGRIVGGKEVKIESFPYQVSLRHFGLHSCGGSIISSDYVLTAAHCVDGFNFFYRIRAGSSHKLVGGTLHHVKRIIKHSGYMVTKQGVPVNDIALIQVRQPFKFDKTHAAIPLYEEASKTGITATISGWGTTNSEISPNYLRAVDVPIISKKECKEAYKNLTVLPEGQICAAVPEGGKDACQGDSGGPLAINGKLAGIVSWGSGCAVKGKPGIYTEVAHHLVWIQRYANLQLSYDNMIYPETSAALDGRIVGGKPVKIEDFPYQVSLRNLGIHTCGGSIISSEYVLTAAHCVEINIELFYGIRAGSANQLFGGTKHWVKKIIINSGYHVTKEGVPVNDIALIQVKPPFKFGKTRAAIPLFEGVVKTGSNATISGWGTADTVFPPSNLQAVNIPTISNDECQEAYRNLTVLPEGQICASVPEGGKDACQGDSGGPLAINGQLAGIVSWGLGCAEKGHPGVYTQVSYHLDWIRGYLNSEPIERTDGRIIGGTEVLIEAVPYQVSLQMDNRHICGGSIITINFILTAGHCSEYPASSYTVRAGSSIWNKGGTVHRVIEVILHPRFDNSLDFVPVNDIALMQVQPTFELAKSRKVIPLFNGNVVAGSLATVSGWGSTILRIIKLHVVSVPAITKEECRRAYKKYLDLPPGQICARNENGGKDACQGDSGGPLVIDGRLAGIVSWGIGCAEKNHPGVYTEVSYHLSWIRQNSF